From one Triticum urartu cultivar G1812 chromosome 3, Tu2.1, whole genome shotgun sequence genomic stretch:
- the LOC125548444 gene encoding uncharacterized protein LOC125548444 encodes MAFVPICVQCGTRSNPCRCKVVGPTLGFVALVVAGVVEWPLGAAVYLFRHRKGRRIMGHPARVVYPRVTGAIPI; translated from the coding sequence ATGGCGTTCGTGCCGATCTGCGTGCAGTGCGGGACGAGGAGCAACCCGTGCCGGTGCAAGGTGGTCGGCCCGACGCTGGGATTCGTGGCGCTCGTCGTGGCCGGAGTGGTGGAGTGGCCGCTGGGTGCTGCCGTGTACCTTTTCCGCCACCGCAAGGGCCGCCGCATCATGGGTCACCCGGCCAGGGTCGTGTACCCTCGCGTCACCGGCGCAATCCCCATCTAA